From one Ctenopharyngodon idella isolate HZGC_01 chromosome 15, HZGC01, whole genome shotgun sequence genomic stretch:
- the hic1 gene encoding hypermethylated in cancer 1 protein isoform X1, translating into MIIKGDLDRMAEEIGHPGIGLKSMLDAMEVPSHARHLLLQLNTQRTKGFLCDVIIVVQNALFRAHKNILAASSLYLKSLVVHDNLINLDHEMVSPGVFRVILDYIYTGRLSEGDPTSPTEPNIGAVLAAASYLQLLDLVTLCKKKLKRNGKYHLRPNSGFLPYKIPDIGRGRFRISPPVIQPCHPGGVVNTPRPTPLEDLPLPLAPHAGEIYAPAPTQGPPPYPPGKPSLSPQSVLRLPPADRNCSVYGLDLSKKSPSSQSQHPSGHPHMISSLHPEEEPEGELDQSTSPLLSPNDGSRKMETSHHVGSLTPHPFPLPNHPLAPHLPHLHRPQGQEPYPCPPSPEPMEDSREQGRDGSSIYRWVKNEPSNPEDEDEEDEEDDSGGMGEQDKERHHQHMNHHKNNEEKLNMNERGYDRGTCDDGEDENGTGSEETGSSEGRPSPPAPGGRYHMPYEPESFGDNLYVCIPCDKGFPSSEQLNAHVETHNEEELNNGSELDNNSNNGSKPTNSHGPTSLNSSSGLHSPFLDNKSAQNLHSIGLGEIIRPYRCSSCDKSYKDPATLRQHEKTHWLTRPYPCSICGKKFTQRGTMTRHMRSHLGLKPFACDACGMRFTRQYRLTEHMRIHSGEKPYECQVCGGKFAQQRNLISHMKMHSSGAGGGLTPDGKLKIDFSEGIYPLSKYTAEHLGLKQEKTSDLLAASQHLLADAKAMESLYPLSKLAVEHLGLSHKMDVLNPSLPPTSQQLSAESRTIDRYSPS; encoded by the exons ATGATCATTAAGGGAGACTTAGATCGGATGGCAGAAGAGATCGGGCATCCAG GTATTGGTCTGAAGTCGATGCTGGATGCCATGGAAGTCCCAAGTCATGCTAGGCACCTCCTCTTGCAACTGAACACACAACGAACCAAAGGCTTTTTATGTGATGTTATCATTGTGGTGCAGAATGCACTGTTCCGTGCTCACAAGAACATCCTGGCAGCCAGTAGCCTCTACCTTAAGTCTCTTGTTGTTCATGACAACCTCATCAATCTGGACCATGAGATGGTCAGTCCAGGTGTGTTTCGAGTCATTCTTGACTATATCTACACAGGACGCTTAAGTGAAGGTGACCCCACCTCACCAACTGAGCCAAATATAGGTGCAGTGCTGGCGGCTGCAAGTTATCTGCAACTGCTGGATCTGGTGACTCTATGCAAGAAGAAGCTGAAGAGGAATGGGAAGTACCATTTACGTCCTAACTCTGGGTTTTTACCTTACAAAATCCCGGACATAGGGAGAGGACGGTTTCGAATATCTCCCCCTGTCATCCAACCTTGCCACCCTGGAGGAGTAGTGAACACCCCTCGACCTACACCATTAGAGGACCTGCCTCTCCCACTGGCCCCCCATGCCGGAGAGATTTATGCACCAGCTCCCACCCAGGGTCCACCACCATACCCCCCAGGAAAGCCATCCCTGTCGCCACAGTCAGTCCTGCGCTTGCCCCCTGCTGACAGGAACTGCTCTGTCTATGGCCTTGACCTGTCTAAGAAAAGCCCAAGTTCTCAATCCCAGCATCCTTCTGGTCATCCCCACATGATCTCCTCACTTCACCCAGAGGAGGAGCCTGAAGGGGAGCTAGACCAAAGCACCAGCCCCCTGCTCAGTCCTAATGATGGCTCCAGAAAAATGGAGACATCCCATCATGTGGGTTCTCTCACCCCACACCCCTTCCCCCTACCCAATCATCCACTTGCACCCCATCTTCCCCACCTGCACCGTCCTCAGGGCCAAGAACCTTACCCCTGCCCTCCCAGCCCAGAACCCATGGAGGACTCCAGAGAACAAGGCCGAGATGGGTCTAGCATCTATCGGTGGGTGAAGAATGAGCCTTCCAACCCAGAGGATGAAGATGAGGAAGACGAAGAGGATGACAGTGGAGGAATGGGTGAGCAGGATAAAGAGAGACACCACCAGCACATGAACCACCATAAGAACAACGAGGAAAAGCTTAACATGAACGAGCGGGGCTATGACAGAGGGACCTGTGATGATGGCGAGGACGAGAATGGGACCGGCAGTGAGGAGACAGGGAGCAGTGAGGGTCGTCCATCTCCCCCTGCTCCGGGTGGAAGATATCACATGCCGTACGAGCCAGAGAGTTTTGGAGATAACTTGTACGTGTGCATCCCATGCGACAAAGGCTTCCCCAGCTCAGAGCAGCTCAATGCCCATGTGGAAACGCATAATGAGGAGGAGCTAAACAATGGGAGTGAGCTggacaacaacagcaacaacggcagcaaacccaccaatTCCCATGGACCTACAAGCTTGAACAGCTCTAGTGGCCTCCACAGCCCTTTCCTAGACAACAAATCGGCGCAAAACCTCCATTCCATTGGACTTGGGGAGATCATACGACCATATCGCTGTTCTTCCTGTGACAAGTCTTATAAAGATCCCGCCACCCTGAGGCAACATGAGAAAACCCACTGGCTTACACGCCCATACCCTTGTAGCATCTGTGGCAAGAAGTTCACCCAACGTGGTACCATGACGCGCCACATGCGCAGCCATTTGGGCCTAAAACCCTTCGCCTGTGACGCTTGCGGCATGCGCTTTACTCGGCAGTACCGTCTGACGGAGCACATGCGCATCCACTCCGGAGAGAAGCCCTACGAGTGCCAAGTTTGTGGGGGCAAGTTTGCACAGCAGCGCAACCTCATCAGTCACATGAAGATGCACAGCAGTGGAGCTGGTGGAGGACTGACTCCTGACGGCAAGCTGAAGATAGACTTCTCCGAGGGGATTTATCCCCTGAGCAAGTACACAGCTGAGCATTTGGGTCTGAAGCAGGAGAAAACCTCAGACCTTCTTGCAGCTTCTCAGCACCTGCTGGCTGACGCCAAGGCCATGGAGAGCCTCTACCCGCTATCAAAGCTGGCTGTGGAACACCTCGGCCTCAGCCACAAGATGGACGTCCTGAACCCGTCATTGCCGCCCACTTCCCAGCAGCTCTCGGCAGAGTCCCGCACCATTGACCGCTACTCTCCCAGCTAG
- the hic1 gene encoding hypermethylated in cancer 1 protein isoform X2 produces MLDAMEVPSHARHLLLQLNTQRTKGFLCDVIIVVQNALFRAHKNILAASSLYLKSLVVHDNLINLDHEMVSPGVFRVILDYIYTGRLSEGDPTSPTEPNIGAVLAAASYLQLLDLVTLCKKKLKRNGKYHLRPNSGFLPYKIPDIGRGRFRISPPVIQPCHPGGVVNTPRPTPLEDLPLPLAPHAGEIYAPAPTQGPPPYPPGKPSLSPQSVLRLPPADRNCSVYGLDLSKKSPSSQSQHPSGHPHMISSLHPEEEPEGELDQSTSPLLSPNDGSRKMETSHHVGSLTPHPFPLPNHPLAPHLPHLHRPQGQEPYPCPPSPEPMEDSREQGRDGSSIYRWVKNEPSNPEDEDEEDEEDDSGGMGEQDKERHHQHMNHHKNNEEKLNMNERGYDRGTCDDGEDENGTGSEETGSSEGRPSPPAPGGRYHMPYEPESFGDNLYVCIPCDKGFPSSEQLNAHVETHNEEELNNGSELDNNSNNGSKPTNSHGPTSLNSSSGLHSPFLDNKSAQNLHSIGLGEIIRPYRCSSCDKSYKDPATLRQHEKTHWLTRPYPCSICGKKFTQRGTMTRHMRSHLGLKPFACDACGMRFTRQYRLTEHMRIHSGEKPYECQVCGGKFAQQRNLISHMKMHSSGAGGGLTPDGKLKIDFSEGIYPLSKYTAEHLGLKQEKTSDLLAASQHLLADAKAMESLYPLSKLAVEHLGLSHKMDVLNPSLPPTSQQLSAESRTIDRYSPS; encoded by the coding sequence ATGCTGGATGCCATGGAAGTCCCAAGTCATGCTAGGCACCTCCTCTTGCAACTGAACACACAACGAACCAAAGGCTTTTTATGTGATGTTATCATTGTGGTGCAGAATGCACTGTTCCGTGCTCACAAGAACATCCTGGCAGCCAGTAGCCTCTACCTTAAGTCTCTTGTTGTTCATGACAACCTCATCAATCTGGACCATGAGATGGTCAGTCCAGGTGTGTTTCGAGTCATTCTTGACTATATCTACACAGGACGCTTAAGTGAAGGTGACCCCACCTCACCAACTGAGCCAAATATAGGTGCAGTGCTGGCGGCTGCAAGTTATCTGCAACTGCTGGATCTGGTGACTCTATGCAAGAAGAAGCTGAAGAGGAATGGGAAGTACCATTTACGTCCTAACTCTGGGTTTTTACCTTACAAAATCCCGGACATAGGGAGAGGACGGTTTCGAATATCTCCCCCTGTCATCCAACCTTGCCACCCTGGAGGAGTAGTGAACACCCCTCGACCTACACCATTAGAGGACCTGCCTCTCCCACTGGCCCCCCATGCCGGAGAGATTTATGCACCAGCTCCCACCCAGGGTCCACCACCATACCCCCCAGGAAAGCCATCCCTGTCGCCACAGTCAGTCCTGCGCTTGCCCCCTGCTGACAGGAACTGCTCTGTCTATGGCCTTGACCTGTCTAAGAAAAGCCCAAGTTCTCAATCCCAGCATCCTTCTGGTCATCCCCACATGATCTCCTCACTTCACCCAGAGGAGGAGCCTGAAGGGGAGCTAGACCAAAGCACCAGCCCCCTGCTCAGTCCTAATGATGGCTCCAGAAAAATGGAGACATCCCATCATGTGGGTTCTCTCACCCCACACCCCTTCCCCCTACCCAATCATCCACTTGCACCCCATCTTCCCCACCTGCACCGTCCTCAGGGCCAAGAACCTTACCCCTGCCCTCCCAGCCCAGAACCCATGGAGGACTCCAGAGAACAAGGCCGAGATGGGTCTAGCATCTATCGGTGGGTGAAGAATGAGCCTTCCAACCCAGAGGATGAAGATGAGGAAGACGAAGAGGATGACAGTGGAGGAATGGGTGAGCAGGATAAAGAGAGACACCACCAGCACATGAACCACCATAAGAACAACGAGGAAAAGCTTAACATGAACGAGCGGGGCTATGACAGAGGGACCTGTGATGATGGCGAGGACGAGAATGGGACCGGCAGTGAGGAGACAGGGAGCAGTGAGGGTCGTCCATCTCCCCCTGCTCCGGGTGGAAGATATCACATGCCGTACGAGCCAGAGAGTTTTGGAGATAACTTGTACGTGTGCATCCCATGCGACAAAGGCTTCCCCAGCTCAGAGCAGCTCAATGCCCATGTGGAAACGCATAATGAGGAGGAGCTAAACAATGGGAGTGAGCTggacaacaacagcaacaacggcagcaaacccaccaatTCCCATGGACCTACAAGCTTGAACAGCTCTAGTGGCCTCCACAGCCCTTTCCTAGACAACAAATCGGCGCAAAACCTCCATTCCATTGGACTTGGGGAGATCATACGACCATATCGCTGTTCTTCCTGTGACAAGTCTTATAAAGATCCCGCCACCCTGAGGCAACATGAGAAAACCCACTGGCTTACACGCCCATACCCTTGTAGCATCTGTGGCAAGAAGTTCACCCAACGTGGTACCATGACGCGCCACATGCGCAGCCATTTGGGCCTAAAACCCTTCGCCTGTGACGCTTGCGGCATGCGCTTTACTCGGCAGTACCGTCTGACGGAGCACATGCGCATCCACTCCGGAGAGAAGCCCTACGAGTGCCAAGTTTGTGGGGGCAAGTTTGCACAGCAGCGCAACCTCATCAGTCACATGAAGATGCACAGCAGTGGAGCTGGTGGAGGACTGACTCCTGACGGCAAGCTGAAGATAGACTTCTCCGAGGGGATTTATCCCCTGAGCAAGTACACAGCTGAGCATTTGGGTCTGAAGCAGGAGAAAACCTCAGACCTTCTTGCAGCTTCTCAGCACCTGCTGGCTGACGCCAAGGCCATGGAGAGCCTCTACCCGCTATCAAAGCTGGCTGTGGAACACCTCGGCCTCAGCCACAAGATGGACGTCCTGAACCCGTCATTGCCGCCCACTTCCCAGCAGCTCTCGGCAGAGTCCCGCACCATTGACCGCTACTCTCCCAGCTAG